One window from the genome of Microbulbifer pacificus encodes:
- the tssC gene encoding type VI secretion system contractile sheath large subunit: MSTEVENVAEQVTEEQSVSLLEQAISATKQTQREEAQDLIANLTQQVLKGTVTWDRNLTQTISKAVKAIDQAMSRQLAAIMHDEKFQKLEGSWRGLNHLVMNSETSATLKIRMMNISKRELFRDLDKAVEFDQSQTFKKIYEEEFGSAGGEPFGCMIGDFEFTSHPEDIELLSKMSNVAAAGFCPFVSAAGAGMFGFSDFTELSKPRDLGGIFESGEYIKWRSFRDSEDSRFVTLVMPRTLARTPYGANTKPVESFNYEEFDVDESGISKPAEHDQYCWMNAAYVMGTTMTRAFAENSWCTAIRGAEGGGKVEGLPTHLFKSDDGDLDQKCPTEIGITDRREAELSAQGFLPLCHYKNTDYSVFFGSQSAQKAKVFDNPDATANAAISARLPYLMATSRIAHYLKVMARDKVGSFMEAGDCERWLNSWISQYTNSNPDASPEMKAKYPLAEAKVEVKEIPGQPGCYSAVAYLKPWLQMEELTTSMRMVANIPTAG, from the coding sequence ATGAGCACCGAAGTTGAGAACGTCGCGGAACAGGTCACGGAAGAGCAATCTGTCAGCCTGCTTGAGCAGGCGATTTCCGCGACCAAGCAGACCCAGCGCGAAGAGGCGCAGGACCTGATTGCCAACCTGACGCAGCAGGTACTGAAAGGCACGGTAACCTGGGATCGCAACCTGACCCAGACCATCAGCAAAGCCGTCAAGGCCATCGATCAGGCTATGTCCAGACAACTGGCGGCCATCATGCACGATGAAAAATTCCAGAAGCTGGAAGGCTCCTGGCGTGGCCTCAACCACCTGGTGATGAACAGTGAAACCAGCGCCACCCTGAAAATCCGCATGATGAACATCAGCAAGCGGGAACTCTTCCGGGATCTGGACAAGGCGGTGGAATTCGATCAGAGCCAGACCTTCAAGAAAATCTACGAAGAGGAATTCGGCAGTGCCGGTGGTGAGCCTTTCGGCTGCATGATCGGTGACTTCGAATTTACCAGCCACCCGGAAGACATCGAGCTGCTGAGCAAAATGTCCAACGTCGCGGCGGCGGGTTTCTGCCCGTTTGTCTCCGCCGCCGGCGCCGGCATGTTCGGTTTCAGTGACTTTACCGAGCTTTCCAAGCCGCGTGATCTCGGTGGGATTTTTGAATCCGGTGAGTACATCAAGTGGCGCAGTTTCCGCGACAGCGAAGATTCCCGCTTCGTGACTCTGGTCATGCCGCGCACCCTAGCGCGCACACCGTACGGCGCAAACACCAAGCCGGTGGAGTCTTTCAACTACGAAGAGTTTGACGTGGATGAGTCCGGCATTTCCAAACCCGCCGAGCACGACCAGTACTGCTGGATGAATGCGGCCTATGTCATGGGGACTACCATGACCCGCGCTTTTGCCGAAAACTCCTGGTGCACCGCCATTCGCGGCGCCGAGGGTGGCGGTAAGGTGGAGGGGCTGCCGACTCACCTGTTCAAGAGCGACGACGGCGATCTGGACCAGAAGTGTCCGACGGAAATCGGTATTACCGACCGCCGCGAAGCGGAGCTGAGCGCCCAGGGATTCCTGCCGCTGTGCCACTACAAAAACACGGATTACTCTGTCTTCTTCGGTTCCCAGAGCGCCCAGAAAGCGAAGGTATTTGACAACCCGGATGCGACCGCAAACGCAGCGATTTCCGCGCGCCTGCCCTACCTGATGGCCACATCCCGCATCGCCCATTACCTGAAAGTCATGGCGCGCGACAAGGTGGGGTCGTTTATGGAAGCCGGTGACTGCGAACGCTGGCTGAACAGCTGGATTTCCCAGTACACCAACTCCAACCCCGACGCCAGCCCGGAAATGAAAGCGAAATACCCGCTGGCGGAAGCCAAGGTGGAAGTGAAGGAAATCCCGGGACAACCCGGTTGTTACAGCGCCGTGGCCTATCTGAAGCCGTGGTTGCAAATGGAAGAACTCACTACTTCCATGCGCATGGTTGCCAATATCCCGACCGCGGGATAA